In Halichondria panicea chromosome 9, odHalPani1.1, whole genome shotgun sequence, a genomic segment contains:
- the LOC135341657 gene encoding uncharacterized protein LOC135341657 — protein sequence MDLRLVLLMIVILLESPQGSSSQSPSGPMQDIRSNHTCDFESLSSCGWTISESDAQGTSGISTPQLRPTLSPSVDASGNQSGQYFYFSSSTLSESKRILHFPSYILICGISFSHYVSGPLDVGLLFENYVYRSLYMTQAPNDTTNAVWTRETLSFNTSEPFEGSLYFEVSPYDFGEAPMEPGGYDLFLGLDDISLTFCLPCDYDALDNPGGLGLMGANDITVRLRVTSKEIYNGSSSVCPNQPLQYNIESVEPPQVASVFSLDAMTGVLLIQAQGPGLEPSGVQNGRLEISIHIPGSNYSNISPAVHHSMMISFSQPPTITHTAPPTLSVQVGIIFSYQFTVSSALGQTLNFGELTTDPQGLVDNVSIAIAGTEATVSGMISLSRDLPIILENNTSPSISIPIIDTYGGVLVASTQLVIEQSAPLFNQDYYEFSTVEGSTGVRLGPIPIADPNGNSINLPVIVEDVESKLFRVIFGQAAGIFTNVLLLADLTLDYERFQEFNFHITVQDADNSSLSSQATVKVIVIPVNEFSPVFQTTADYSLDISDVEPRGHFVAEFLAQDHDNGIDGDITYSITAGNDEGFFEIAVPSFGDVTVARSPILPHTYTLTITATDGGSPSLSTDAALTIRVVATHTIDCTEPQFGPPIITSDPLSSRVMEVSVATEISLSCEYFANPIARVYKWVHIDERTILESSDHYTVNQHSLVVHNLTIEDAGVYDCNVTNQCGNRTLGYLVNIIDYPDPPLNLEVISGPDMTSATIIWDSPSTSSHPNPYVLKPLDSFEVWVRHADEEDYQTLSSVDSNVLRVNVTGLHPGTFYWMVVASINTAGSSLSNAINITTLSSVPKLHYLRATEQSNQSILIEWDLQYSGGSSIVSFEIHVILQEHRVKRATPDLIYHVSVTSSQLVTRSLQSGHSYIVMATLYNSLGSSDEYANVYIGPKDNLFCDFETPDCFWQLNAGVIATAESTPVTFVNEDSAGNSFGHFVLAELSAGEETVGISYTKAWYVCGYSFSYQLSDDAVLSLRSTSGNVVWSSSMATSGWVGVRSNGEQFVTSSQEEELQFVLQGTGAATVAIDNVELQFCLPCDFPQLQNIGLNLTYPSDVDLFLRTEQVLSLSADLLDCSSALLEFSLIRVIPSELEPSFSVSPESAHAASIFISAIPSDRVLPHTPGYIEISASVVNSDYHPDNSRIETTVLIEFILLSASENCSLPRGCDFEGECGEWNVGSGVRQLTGAEAPVPALASNQGNFLYGDYTSTTLPSSTVTSSRIGDTYCAISFSYSASSSLELAVSVGGIGQVWTSLLATAANSVDWSYEVVSIDLNSVSLSSERELTFSVGQSGEGEMDASLPVYVALDNITVHPCIDCNTPECVFTTCTPGRYFALGEESCVTCPQGYYCPDWRNFPIPCPPGTFSDVENAASSSVCVTCPSDRYSLTPGSTSCEACPPGYSCLDSAHLPVANDQCSTAITPTTAPMLTVIVGAGAGGVALLLCLLLSCVVACWCYKSRKGNNKRKKNARVRLLGEDMMSIGSAGSSLGRSSMATMSTFDSHGRRWKKGRDVSTLMSFLSDDDDGGGGEASWDDTEQLTKPPGNGHVISGGDDRPTVFKNSALEGGNELQLADYDNHDGDQGNRSAANTSHF from the exons ATGGATCTGCGGCTGGTGCTCCTTATGATTGTTATTCTGCTAGAGTCTCCACAAGGGAGCAGCTCTCAATCACCCTCAGGGCCAATGCAAG ACATCAGAAGCAACCACACTTGTGACTTCGAGTCTCTGAGCAGCTGTGGATGGACTATCAGTGAGAGTGATGCTCAGGGGACCAGTGGGATATCCACGCCGCAGTTACGGCCTACATTGAGTCCATCTGTGGATGCATCAGGAAACCAAAGTG GTCAATACTTCTATTTTTCATCAAGTACCCTCTCAGAATCAAAAAGAATCCTCCATTTTCCCTCATACATTCTaatttgtggcatatctttcTCACACTATGTCAGTGGTCCTCTCGACGTTGGCCTGCTCTTTGAGAACTATGTCTATCGTTCACTGTACATGACCCAGGCACCCAATGATACTACTAATGCTGTTTGGACGAGAGAAACACTTAGCTTCAACACATCCGAACCATTTGAGGGGTCTCTCTACTTTGAAGTGTCTCCGTATGATTTTGGAGAAGCACCGATGGAGCCGGGTGGCTACGATCTTTTTCTTGGGCTGGATGATATCTCCCTCACTTTTTGTCTACCTTGTGACTATGATGCTCTAGACAATCCGGGCGGTCTTGGTCTGATGGGAGCAAATGATATAACTGTACGTTTGCGTGTCACTTCAAAGGAAATTTACAATGGGTCGTCTTCAGTATGTCCCAATCAGCCATTGCAATACAACATTGAATCAG tcgagCCCCCACAGGTGGCTAGCGTATTCTCTCTGGATGCAATGACAGGAGTACTGTTAATTCAAGCCCAAGGACCTGGCCTCGAGCCCAGTGGTGTACAGAATGGAAGACTGGAA ATAAGTATCCACATCCCTGGCTCCAACTATAGCAACATTTCCCCTGCTGTTCACCACTCCATGATGATCTCCTTCTCCCAGCCTCccaccatcacacacacagctccaccCACCCTCTCTGTGCAAGTCGGAATCATCTTCTCTTATCAATTCACTGTTTCTTCAGCTCTCGGGCAGACATTGAATTTCGGTGAACTAACAACTGATCCTCAAGGCTTGGTGGACAATGTGAGCATTGCTATTGCTGGTACAGAAGCTACCGTGTCTGGAATGATATCTTTGAGCAGAGATCTTCCTATAATACTCGAGAATAATACAAGTCCTTCGATATCTATTCCGATAATAGACACATATGGTGGTGTCCTTGTTGCAAGTACACAACTAGTGATTGAACAGAGTGCTCCACTTTTCAATCAGGATTATTACGAATTTAGTACCGTGGAGGGTAGCACTGGCGTTAGGTTGGGTCCCATTCCAATCGCAGATCCAAATGGGAACTCTATCAACCTTCCAGTAATCGTTGAAGATGTTGAATCGAAACTTTTTAGAGTCATCTTCGGACAGGCTGCAGGAATATTTACGAATGTGCTTCTTTTGGCAGATTTGACATTGGATTATGAGCGGTTTCAAGAGTTTAACTTCCACATAACGGTTCAAGACGCAGATAACAGCTCTCTCTCCTCCCAAGCTACTGTGAAAGTCATTGTTATCCCTGTGAATGAGTTCTCTCCAGTATTTCAGACAACAGCAGA CTATTCCCTGGATATCAGTGATGTTGAGCCTCGAGGTCACTTTGTAGCTGAATTCCTTGCGCAAGATCATGACAATGGCATTGATGGTGACATCACATACTCCATCACTGCTGGAAATGATGAGGGATTCTTTGAGATAGCCGTACCTTCTTTTGGAGATGTGACTGTGGCACGATCACCCATTCTTCCTCATACTTACACTCTGACCATCACGGCTACCGATGGTGGCAGTCCATCTCTCTCAACAGATGCAGCACTCACTATAAGAGTAGTGGCTACTCACACTATTGACTGCACAGAGCCTCAGTTTGGACCTCCCATCATCACCTCAGACCCACTGTCTTCGAGGGTAATGGAAGTTTCAGTTGCTACAGAAATCTCGCTGTCTTGTGAATATTTTGCCAACCCGATAGCGAGGGTATACAAATGGGTGCACATCGATGAGCGCACTATTCTGGAGTCGAGTGATCATTATACTGTGAATCAACATTCGCTGGTTGTGCATAATCTGACTATAGAAGATGCTGGTGTGTATGACTGTAATGTCACCAACCAGTGTGGGAATCGTACACTTGGCTACTTAGTGAATATCATTG ATTATCCGGACCCTCCTCTGAACCTAGAAGTTATTTCTGGCCCCGACATGACCTCTGCCACGATCATCTGGGACTCTCCCTCAACGAGTTCCCATCCCAACCCATATGTTCTTAAACCTCTTGACAGCTTTGAGGTGTGGGTACGCCATGCAGATGAGGAAGACTACCAGACGCTTTCCTCAGTTGATTCAAACGTACTCAGAGTGAATGTGACCGGACTCCACCCTGGGACCTTCTACTGGATGGTGGTAGCCTCCATTAACACAGCTGGCTCTAGTCTCTCGAATGCCATCAACATCACTACACTGTCATCTG TTCCCAAGCTTCACTATCTTCGAGCCACTGAGCAGTCCAACCAGTCCATCCTCATTGAATGGGACCTACAGTACAGCGGAGGGTCTTCCATTGTGTCCTTTGAGATTCACGTAATCTTGCAAGAGCATCGAGTCAAGAGAGCAACTCCTGACCTCATCTACCACGTTAGTGTGACCTCTAGTCAACTCGTAACTAGGAGCTTGCAAAGTGGACATAGCTAtattgttatggcaacactgTACAACAGTCTAGGCTCAAGCGATGAATATGCAAACG TATATATCGGACCTAAAGATAACCTGTTTTGTGATTTTGAAACCCCTGATTGCTTCTGGCAACTTAACGCTGGTGTCATAGCAACAGCTGAAAGTACCCCTGTGACTTTCGTAAACGAAGACTCAGCTGGGAATTCATTTGGTCATTTTGTTTTGGCTGAGTTAAGTGCTGGCGAGGAGACCGTTGGCATCTCGTATACCAAAGCAtggtatgtgtgtggataCTCATTCTCTTATCAACTAAGCGATGATGCCGTACTGAGTCTGCGTAGTACGTCTGGAAATGTGGTATGGTCTAGCTCCATGGCCACCAGTGGGTGGGTCGGTGTGAGGAGCAATGGTGAACAGTTTGTCACTAGTAGTCAAGAGGAAGAATTGCAATTTGTACTGCAAGGAACTGGTGCTGCCACTGTTG CTATAGATAATGTAGAGCTCCAGTTTTGTCTACCTTGCGACTTTCCTCAACTCCAAAATATTGGACTCAATTTGACGTATCCCTCTGATGTTGATTTGTTCCTGAGGACTGAGCAAGTGCTATCACTGTCTGCAGATCTACTGGATTGTTCATCTGCTCTCTTGGAATTCTCATTGATAAGAG TTATTCCCAGTGAGTTGGAGCCCAGCTTCAGTGTGTCACCAGAGTCTGCCCACGCTGCATCCATCTTCATCAGTGCTATCCCCTCTGATAGAGTGCTACCTCACACTCCTGGATACATagag ATCTCAGCTTCTGTAGTTAACTCTGACTATCACCCTGACAACAGTCGTATTGAGACAACAGTGCTCATAGAGTTCATCCTCTTGTCGGCCAGTGAAAACTGCTCGTTGCCTCGGGGCTGTGACTTTGAGGGGGAGTGTGGAGAGTGGAATGTGGGGAGTGGTGTACGACAGCTGACCGGAGCAGAGGCACCTGTACCAGCACTGGCTTCTAATCAAG gcaactTCCTCTATGGTGATTACACATCCACCACTCTCCCCTCGAGCACGGTCACCTCGTCTCGTATCGGAGACACCTACTGTGCCATCTCCTTTTCCTACTCTGCATCATCCTCGTTAGAGCTGGCGGTATCTGTGGGAGGCATTGGTCAGGTTTGGACCAGTCTACTAGCGACAGCTGCTAACTCAGTGGACTGGAGCTACGAGGTGGTCTCCATCGATCTGAACTCTGTTAGCTTGTCAAGTGAGAGAGAGTTGACATTCTCTGTTGGACAGTCTGGTGAGGGGGAGATGGACGCTTCACTCCCTGTGTATGTGGCATTGGACAACATTACAGTGCATCCGTGCATCGACTGCAACACTCCAG AGTGTGTTTTCACCACCTGCACACCTGGACGATACTTTGCGTTGGGAGAGGAGAGTTGTGTCACCTGCCCCCAAGGCTACTA CTGTCCTGATTGGAGGAACTTCCCCATTCCTTGCCCTCCTGGGACGTTCAGCGATGTGGAGAATGCAGCATCatcgagtgtgtgtgtg ACCTGCCCTAGCGACCGCTACTCTCTGACTCCTGGCTCTACCTCATGTGAGGCATGTCCGCCTGGTTACAGCTGtttggactccgcccacttACCTGTGGCCAACGATCAATGCTCAACAGCAATTACACCAACAACAG CTCCAATGCTGACAGTGATTGTTGGGGCAGGTGctgggggcgtggcactgttaCTGTGTCTGTTGCTCTCCTGTGTGGTAGCTTGCTGGTGCTACAAGTCCAGGAAAG GAAACAACAAGAGAAAGAAAAATGCAAGAGTTCGACTACTTGGAGAGGATAT GATGAGTATTGGCAGTGCTGGGTCCTCCCTGGGCAGGAGCAGTATGGCCACCATGAGCACATTCGATAGTCATGGTCGACGTTGGAAGAAGGGAAGAGATGTCTCTACACTcatg tcTTTCTTaagtgatgatgatgatggaggTGGTGGTGAGGCATCTTGGGACGACACAGAGCAACTGACCAAACCCCCGGGaaatggtcatgtgatatcAGGGGGGGATGATCGCCCGACAGTGTTCAAGAACAGCGCTTTGGAGGGAGGGAATGAACTACAACTAGCTGATTATGACAACCATGATGGAGACCAGGGCAATAGATCAGCAGCAAACACGTCACACTTCTAG